The window AAATAATGAAGGGGTCaatatgtgaaaataaaagattagggCTCACTCAAATGAGTAGAAAAAGCAAAGTTCAGGAGCCTCAGGATGCTTGAATACTATATTTTAGCAAATTTGTGCAAGAAAACGATTGATATGTATGTCTCAATGGTCCCCAGGGATGTTGCTGGTGGTGCTGTGATTGTCAAAGAAGCTGGAGGAGTTGTTTATGACCCGTAAGTGATAGACTTACTTGTAAATTCACTAATTATCTTCCTTACACAATGACCTTCACAGTACGCGTAAAACGAATGGGTGTCCTCATATTATGGTGCCAAATGGCATTGTAGGTTAAAAGTCTATTTCCACAAGTCATTTATGTTTTGACATTCACAAATCAAGGCTTGAGCTACACAAGTGCAGACCTTGTCAACATCAGTTAGCGTGACaataagaaaacataaaaatggACTTAGATTATGTTTAGAATATGATATTATTATTGAAGTAATTAAGGTTGCTGTTTCCTATCAGATCTGGTAAAGATTTTGACATCACCTCTCAAAGAGTTGCAGCTTCTAACCCTCTCCTGAAGGATGCATTTGTCAAGGCCTTGCAGGAGTCAGAATGATCATTCTTTTTTTAATCAGAATTACAAATCagtttattatttaaaaatttcacTTCTGTTTTTATAAACACCTCTTATTGGTTACATTGTGACAGTTAAAAAGAAATTCAGCCAGTTTTAGTGGCTcatatttgtaattttattttattattttttccccATTTTCTTTTAGCTGTGTGTCTGGCTATAAactatttcaaattattttgagCATGAAATTACAATTGGGGCGGGATTATTTGTCCTGGCGATTCGGAATTCCCATTTATTTTCTCTATTGGGTGGGGATGATGATTCCTCTTCCAATCCACGGGCATCTCCACTATTATCTCTACGGGGATTTTCGAGGGATTCTTTAAGTAGAAACTAAATTATACTCATGAAATCAAAATGTACATTCCAAAGCTGCATGGATCTATTATTAGCGCTGAAAGTTATGAATGTTTTAATCATGCAATGTTCTTAAAGAGACTAGATCTTTAAATTCAAGAAATTCCATGGATTATTTGTATTTTGGACCACTCAAGTCAGCAGTTGTGTTAATATTGGATCATTAggaatatataaatatgtaaaagaaagaagagatagATGAAATGAAATCTGAAAAGGGCTACAAGAAATAGTGTGGAAACACAAGTTTCAATTCCAAAAGATACCTATAATTTAATTCACATCCAAAAGTACCTAATCCAACCATAAATATAAAAAAGCATATTGAGCCCCTAATCTGATGTTGTCTAAGCTGTAGAACCATATCCCTGAGATGTCTTTTCTTCTGATTTTCTCCTCTTCGCCAGATACCATGTAACACCTTCCAATGCCGCAGCACATAAACACAACACTACCACAATCACAATGTATGCATCCTTCCATTTCTGTTCCGGGTTCAGTATGCTAAATCCTTTGAATATATTGACGATGCTCAGCAGGATCGTCGTATATCCAATTGAATGGTGGTACATGTTCCAATAGAATCTCAACTTGTGATCTGGTTTCGGCCTTAGAAGCAGCGCGAATACCTGAAGTGTTCCAAGGACGAAAAGCGTGATTCCAATGTTCCGGTGGACATTGAATTGCACACCAGCAGATTCACTGCCGAGTTTAAGACCAGTACCCCATCCAGCCACACCAACTATGTAGGCTATGCATTGACAAGAAACATGGAGGTAAAACCACGTCGGATTTCCGGGTTTTATTACCTTCAAATACCTTGCTGTTAGAGCACCTATAGGCATCATCACACCCCAACTCACTGCATTTAGCACCCCATGAGTCTGAAACATTTTACCATTTTCTCATTAGTAAACCATCATCAACACATTTGATATAAATTATGGTCTAATGAAGAATTTTACTGATGAAACAAAATCTATTTTTCTGAGGGATTTCCTTGAAAAAGGCAAAATTTGGGCTAGAATCTTAAAATCATAgggatttacatatatacatagaaAGCAGACTTACATTTCTCTTGGCAAGTTTATCGTTTCCTTGGCCAGCAGCAGAAGCACCAGAAAGAAGGTCAATAGTTCCCATGGATTGAAGATTAGGACCAGAAGTTGGATGCATAGCAGGAGTATCAGCAGACACTGGACCTTGTTGCCAAACCTGATTTAATACAGTTTTGCCAAGTTTAGAAATCCCTAAGGTTGCATATATTATGATCTCATTGTTAGAATAAGTAGCAGACAAATCAGAAACATCAAAACTGAGTTCCCCTTGTTCCATAGAGGTCCGGTATCCGGAGATGGGGCAAGTATAAGCCTTGACAGTTCCATCCGATGTGGGGTATGCAACAAGTGCTTGTGATCCAACCATGCCTGATGATTTTGGATTTATAGCCCAAGCAGCCCATTGTGAAGAAGTGAGTCCAGTTTGTCTGAATGCAATGTCAAGAATCCCTCCTCCTGAAGAATTGTAAGTATAATGTAAAAAAGAGCTTAGATTTGGAAGATCGTGACATGAATCGTAGATTTTGTTGGTTGAGAAAGAATAGGTAGAACATGTTTGTGCATAGGAATTTATGATCATGGAGGAGATCAAGATTAGTATTGGTATTGGTATTGTTTCCATGGCTGGCTGGCATAAAAAGCTTAAAATGGACCACAGAAACACAATTAATGCTTTTTTATGGGATTTTGGATCAAAATATAGAACGCTTTTTTAGGAGAGAAACTAGTGGAGTTGTTATATAGACACTCAAAATGGGGTTAGTTGGCTGTTGTCTTCTCTTTCTCATGCCTACTCTacaagcttcttcttctttatcatcatcatcttatttaagataaattacacccatcaccactcaattttacccttttaccCTTGTTAATTGATTTTACCTTATTAATATAAGGCTTGATAGGCACTCAGCcttctaaacttgtaactttttttcacctaaccccctcaacttataggacaacctctcaacctcctcaactctccaaaaacatcacatacagcccttTACATCCCTAtattcggtcaaaatattgacccgtgtagaaaacgtgcttgactgttgaccacaccaatgtcacgtgtcactttttttattataattttccattctggcataagaattctgatcgaaatccatctctggtagttgctcgccgagcataaatgggcttgctcgccgagcaggggtctcaatggaaaaatttaataaaaaatgacacgaggcattggtgtggtcaacagtcaagcgtgttttctacacgggtcaatattttgaccgaacataggggtgtaagggaCTGTAtctgatgtttttggagagttgagggggttgagaggttgtcccctaagttgaggaggctaggtgaaaaaaagttacaagtttagggagttgaaTGCCTATTAAGCCTTAATATAATGTCAATGTTAGTACAAGTAATACAAAGTTCGGAGGAAATGGATATAATTTACCCTCTTAGTTAGGGTCTAAACGTATCCCTCTCTTTTCATGTTGGACATTTTATACTTATATTTGGACCTATTACATGTTTAAAGTTGTTAAATTTTGAACATTTGGCACTTCTATTTATTGATTTGTTATATTTCAACTTGCCACAGCAGCGGGTAAGAATGTGATGTCTAATATTGACATGTTTTATAAATAATAGATTAAAGTATAAGTTTAGGATGACAAatgtaaaaattaataaacgtAAGTgtgtaattatatattaaactAGATTTTTATATCTAAATAAAGATTGTTGATAATATTTGTTTAAGTGTGTGAAAGTTTCTTACTTTTGTTTTGGGAAAATTCCAAATCTAAGAATAGTTTTTAGATTTGGCAAAGTTAATTCGTAATGGGGTTTGTTTATTCATGTTAGCCTTACTATATTAGCTTTATAAACAATCCAATTATACTTAAAATGATCCAATCTCTAAAGTCTAATATATTTCTTGTCAAAAAGAAAAgtcaaatatattttatattttaaaagtttttgGTTGGATGGACAAATAATTAACGTCTACTATATGAAAGAGGATAATTCGTTTATTTACTCATATttatatttgaatttgaatacaatgatttaaaataaaacatctgaAGCGCACcgtgttttcaaattttaaacataaaacatcattaatttttcaattagaGACATTaaattttggattaattacaAATTGATGTCAtatttaatagaaaattaaattctGTTGAAAGCGTTAGAGTCATTTAATCTCTCTATGGCATGATATTTTCTTGAAATTAGAAGAAAGAATTTAATATGGTTGGATGTGGCTACATAATAGTGAGATTCAAAAAGAGAGGGTAACTTGTGAAATATATTTGTGTCATAACATAGGTAGATGAATGAGACACTTTGATATCAAtgcctttaattaaaaattaataataacgTCTACAAAATAAGGGTTGGATGTgtaaaattgaaatattacaaaaaaatcatttaattgaatttgggactaattttttcttttttttcttgaaaaagcatttaatttttttaatctgtttgATAACTATAATTTTTTAACCACTTAATTATTCGGTTAAAT is drawn from Euphorbia lathyris chromosome 9, ddEupLath1.1, whole genome shotgun sequence and contains these coding sequences:
- the LOC136205815 gene encoding cytochrome b561 and DOMON domain-containing protein At5g47530, producing METIPIPILILISSMIINSYAQTCSTYSFSTNKIYDSCHDLPNLSSFLHYTYNSSGGGILDIAFRQTGLTSSQWAAWAINPKSSGMVGSQALVAYPTSDGTVKAYTCPISGYRTSMEQGELSFDVSDLSATYSNNEIIIYATLGISKLGKTVLNQVWQQGPVSADTPAMHPTSGPNLQSMGTIDLLSGASAAGQGNDKLAKRNTHGVLNAVSWGVMMPIGALTARYLKVIKPGNPTWFYLHVSCQCIAYIVGVAGWGTGLKLGSESAGVQFNVHRNIGITLFVLGTLQVFALLLRPKPDHKLRFYWNMYHHSIGYTTILLSIVNIFKGFSILNPEQKWKDAYIVIVVVLCLCAAALEGVTWYLAKRRKSEEKTSQGYGSTA